One genomic segment of Ipomoea triloba cultivar NCNSP0323 chromosome 9, ASM357664v1 includes these proteins:
- the LOC116029525 gene encoding UDP-glycosyltransferase 73C6-like: protein MAITANQSRQQVHFMVLPMMLPGHMIPLIDFARMVARCDGVIVTVLTTPVNAKRFRPALDRERQCGFEIREHELRFPCAEAGLPEGCENGDLIPKGQNHLAANFMVAVGMLRPQVEEAVKQSKPPPSCIVSDVCLTWMADAAAAAAGLNIPRLMFNASCCFSDVCATRISESKIVGKVGSESEQFTVPEVPHNIQLCKAQVKLCTTDPNLLDDDPRKKLGEKLMQGSKSAYGVIVNSFAEMEPDYVKEYRKMYHGRVWCVGPVSLCNQNYQDRSLRGYNNNYSDQQECLKWLDLQAPGSVVYVSFGSMASLSPRQMAELALGLESNKRPFLWVLGKKGKSFDAFEDWNVSNGFEQRNTGKGLLVREWAPQVLILSHSSIGGFLTHCGWNSTLEAISAKVPMVTWPLIAEQFLNEKLVVEVLGIGVSLGLKMSVDWDGQDKNDVVIVKNEEIKEAIDKIMDEGGIDIRTKVRELGEMAKKAVQNGGSSQLNLISLVENILSFEQP, encoded by the exons ATGGCGATAACGGCGAACCAATCCCGTCAGCAGGTGCATTTTATGGTGTTGCCCATGATGCTTCCGGGGCATATGATCCCCCTTATAGATTTCGCCAGGATGGTAGCTCGGTGCGACGGCGTCATCGTCACCGTCCTAACCACCCCCGTCAATGCCAAACGCTTCCGGCCAGCGCTCGACCGCGAACGGCAATGCGGTTTCGAGATCCGAGAGCACGAGCTCCGATTTCCCTGTGCGGAAGCCGGGTTGCCGGAAGGATGCGAGAATGGGGACTTGATCCCCAAAGGTCAAAACCACCTGGCTGCCAATTTCATGGTCGCCGTCGGAATGTTGCGGCCGCAGGTGGAAGAAGCGGTGAAGCAAAGCAAGCCGCCGCCGAGCTGCATAGTCTCCGACGTGTGTCTGACGTGGATGGCGgatgcggcggcggcggctgcgGGGCTCAACATCCCCAGGCTCATGTTCAACGCATCATGCTGCTTCTCCGACGTCTGTGCAACGAGAATTTCGGAGTCCAAGATTGTCGGGAAGGTGGGTTCGGAATCGGAGCAGTTCACGGTCCCGGAGGTGCCGCATAACATACAATTGTGCAAAGCTCAGGTCAAATTATGCACGACTGATCCAAATCTTTTGGATGATGATCCTAGGAAAAAATTGGGTGAAAAGCTCATGCAGGGCTCAAAATCCGCTTATGGTGTAATTGTGAATAGCTTTGCAGAAATGGAGCCTGATTATGTAAAAGAGTATCGGAAGATGTATCATGGGAGAGTGTGGTGTGTTGGACCCGTTTCATTATGCAACCAAAACTACCAAGATCGGTCACTAAGAGGCTATAACAACAATTATAGTGACCAACAAGAGTGTTTGAAGTGGCTCGACTTGCAG GCGCCGGGATCAGTGGTATATGTTAGCTTTGGAAGCATGGCGTCGCTGTCACCACGGCAGATGGCAGAACTGGCTCTGGGTTTGGAGTCAAACAAAAGGCCATTTCTTTGGGTGTTGGGTAAAAAAGGCAAGAGCTTTGATGCGTTTGAGGATTGGAATGTGAGCAACGGGTTTGAGCAAAGGAACACAGGGAAAGGGCTTTTGGTCCGAGAGTGGGCTCCTCAAGTGCTCATCCTCTCTCACTCTTCCATTGGAGGATTCTTAACTCATTGCGGGTGGAATTCAACTCTAGAAGCCATTTCTGCTAAAGTGCCAATGGTCACATGGCCACTAATAGCTGAACAATTTTTGAACGAAAAGTTGGTGGTGGAGGTGTTGGGAATTGGAGTGAGCCTAGGGTTGAAGATGTCTGTTGATTGGGATGGTCAAGACAAAAATGATGTGGTTATAGTGAAGAATGAAGAGATAAAGGAAGCCATAGATAAAATAATGGATGAAGGGGGGATAGATATAAGGACGAAAGTAAGAGAGTTGGGAGAAATGGCGAAGAAGGCAGTCCAAAACGGGGGTTCTTCTCAACTAAACTTGATTTCTTtagttgaaaatattttatcatttgaACAACCATGA
- the LOC116030162 gene encoding 60S ribosomal protein L27a-3-like, with the protein MTTRFKKNRKKRGHVSAGHGRIGKHRKHPGGRGNAGGMHHHRILFDKYHPGYFGKVGMRYFHKLRNKFFCPTVNIDKIWSLLPPEVQEKAAKNKDTAPVIDVTQFGYFKVLGKGVLPPSQPVVVKAKLISKIAEKKIKEAGDAVVLTA; encoded by the coding sequence ATGACAACCCGCTTTAAGAAGAACCGGAAGAAGCGCGGTCATGTGAGCGCTGGGCACGGCCGTATCGGCAAGCACAGGAAGCACCCAGGAGGCCGCGGAAACGCCGGAGGCATGCACCACCACCGCATCCTCTTCGACAAATACCATCCGGGCTACTTCGGGAAGGTGGGTATGCGCTATTTCCACAAGCTGAGAAACAAGTTCTTCTGCCCCACCGTCAACATCGACAAGATCTGGTCTTTGCTCCCGCCGGAAGTTCAAGAAAAGGCGGCCAAGAACAAGGACACCGCCCCTGTGATCGACGTCACCCAGTTCGGGTACTTTAAGGTTTTGGGTAAGGGTGTCTTGCCGCCGTCGCAGCCCGTGGTGGTTAAGGCCAAGCTCATCTCCAAGATTGCTGAGAAGAAGATCAAGGAGGCCGGTGATGCCGTTGTTCTCACGGCTTAG